From the genome of Pantoea alfalfae, one region includes:
- the coaA gene encoding type I pantothenate kinase encodes MNKTPPLTTPYLEFTREQWAALRDSVPMTLSEEEIAQLKGINEDLSLEEVAEIYLPLSRLLNFYISSNVRRQAVLEQFLGTNSQKIPYIISIAGSVAVGKSTTARVLQALLSRWPEHRKVELITTDGFLHPNAVLKERGLMKKKGFPQSYDMHRLVNFVSDLKSGASQVTAPVYSHLIYDVIPDGDKVIQQPDILILEGLNVLQSGMDYPHDPHHVFVSDFVDFSIYVDAEEDLLQSWYINRFLKFRQGAFTDPDSYFHHYAQLSEAEAVEIAGNLWKEINWLNLQENILPTRERASLIMTKSGDHAVDKVRLRK; translated from the coding sequence ATGAATAAAACACCCCCCCTGACAACGCCTTATCTGGAGTTCACTCGTGAGCAGTGGGCTGCATTACGTGATTCTGTGCCGATGACGCTGTCAGAGGAAGAGATCGCGCAGCTCAAGGGCATCAACGAAGATCTTTCGCTGGAGGAAGTCGCAGAAATTTATCTGCCCCTTTCGCGTCTGCTTAATTTCTATATCAGCTCTAACGTTCGTCGGCAGGCGGTACTGGAGCAATTTCTGGGCACAAATAGCCAGAAAATCCCCTATATCATTAGTATTGCGGGGAGCGTCGCGGTCGGTAAGAGTACGACTGCGCGTGTACTGCAGGCGTTGCTCAGCCGCTGGCCTGAACATCGTAAAGTGGAATTGATCACGACGGATGGCTTCCTTCACCCTAATGCCGTGCTGAAAGAGCGTGGCTTAATGAAGAAAAAAGGCTTCCCGCAATCTTATGATATGCACCGGCTGGTCAATTTCGTTTCCGACTTAAAATCCGGAGCCAGTCAGGTGACCGCCCCGGTCTATTCGCACCTGATTTATGATGTCATCCCTGACGGCGATAAAGTGATACAGCAGCCAGATATTCTTATTCTGGAAGGTCTGAACGTATTACAGAGCGGCATGGACTATCCCCATGACCCCCATCACGTCTTTGTTTCGGACTTCGTTGACTTCTCTATCTATGTAGATGCAGAGGAAGACCTTCTGCAAAGCTGGTATATCAATCGATTCCTGAAATTCCGTCAGGGTGCCTTTACCGATCCAGACTCCTACTTCCACCATTACGCCCAGCTCTCAGAGGCAGAAGCGGTTGAGATAGCGGGTAATCTATGGAAAGAGATTAACTGGCTCAATCTGCAGGAAAATATCCTGCCGACGCGTGAAAGGGCCAGCCTGATCATGACCAAAAGTGGCGATCATGCGGTCGACAAGGTTCGCCTGCGTAAATAA
- the birA gene encoding bifunctional biotin--[acetyl-CoA-carboxylase] ligase/biotin operon repressor BirA, with the protein MKDHSVPLKLVDILSDGEFHSGEQLGDTLGMSRAAINKHIQTLKSWGLDVYTVTGKGYSLSAPIQLLDEQAILSQVKQGHVSVIPVIDSTNQYLLERMHDMPSGTACIAEYQQAGRGRRGRQWFSPFGANLYMSMYWRLEQGPAAAMGLSLVIGIVMAETLRSLGADDVRVKWPNDIYLNDRKLAGILVELTGKTGDAAQIVMGAGINLAMRTADASQINQGWINLQEAGVSVNRNELAARLINSLREALPLFEQEGLTAFISRWAALDNFINRHVKLLIGEREVHGIARGVDSQGGLLLEQDGEIKAWVGGEISLRPV; encoded by the coding sequence ATGAAAGACCACAGTGTCCCGCTCAAACTGGTCGATATTTTATCTGATGGTGAGTTTCATTCTGGCGAGCAGCTGGGCGACACACTGGGCATGAGTCGTGCCGCCATCAATAAGCACATCCAGACACTAAAAAGCTGGGGTCTTGACGTCTATACCGTGACAGGGAAAGGCTATAGCCTCTCTGCCCCAATACAGCTGCTGGATGAGCAGGCAATTCTGTCACAGGTGAAGCAGGGTCATGTCTCGGTTATACCGGTGATTGATTCCACAAATCAGTATCTGCTGGAACGCATGCATGACATGCCGTCTGGCACCGCCTGCATAGCAGAATACCAGCAGGCAGGTCGTGGCCGTCGTGGTCGTCAATGGTTCTCTCCTTTTGGTGCCAACCTCTACATGTCCATGTACTGGCGTCTTGAGCAGGGTCCGGCTGCGGCGATGGGTCTTAGTCTGGTCATCGGCATTGTTATGGCTGAAACATTACGTTCACTCGGTGCCGATGATGTCCGGGTAAAGTGGCCCAATGACATTTACCTCAACGATCGGAAACTGGCAGGTATTCTGGTCGAACTGACCGGCAAAACCGGTGATGCTGCGCAGATCGTTATGGGGGCGGGCATCAACCTGGCGATGCGGACAGCGGATGCTTCACAGATTAATCAGGGCTGGATTAATCTGCAGGAGGCCGGAGTAAGCGTGAACCGCAATGAGCTGGCAGCCCGTCTGATCAACAGCCTGCGCGAGGCCCTGCCGCTGTTTGAGCAGGAGGGATTAACTGCCTTTATCTCGCGCTGGGCGGCACTGGACAATTTTATTAACCGGCACGTTAAGCTGCTCATCGGCGAACGTGAAGTGCATGGTATTGCACGGGGCGTCGACAGCCAGGGTGGTTTATTACTGGAGCAGGATGGCGAAATAAAAGCCTGGGTGGGTGGGGAAATATCACTGCGTCCTGTCTGA
- the murB gene encoding UDP-N-acetylmuramate dehydrogenase, translating to MSSQHPSLKADNTLGLEVHTQKRIVAETPAAILAAWQDSQRNQTPFLVLGEGSNVLFLEDFAGTVVLNRIKGIKIQDEFECWKLHVGAGENWHQLVKSTLEKGITGLENLALIPGMTGSAPIQNIGAYGVELKDVCEYVDVLNLHSGETERLNREACEFGYRDSIFKHRYQSGYVIVAVGIILPKQWQPVLTYGDLKTLNPVTANAWDVYHAVCQMRQSKLPDPKVTGNVGSFFKNPVVTEAQRSSLLTHFPAMPHYLMPDGETKLAAGWLIDQCQLKGYRIGGAAVHQQQALVLINADHATPEDIVALAKTVRARVGEKFDVWLEPEVRFIQAQGECNAVGVIV from the coding sequence ATGTCCAGCCAGCATCCTTCCTTAAAAGCCGACAATACGCTTGGGCTTGAAGTACACACACAAAAACGCATCGTCGCAGAGACGCCAGCCGCCATTCTGGCCGCATGGCAGGATAGCCAGCGTAATCAAACACCTTTCCTTGTGCTCGGTGAAGGCAGTAATGTCCTCTTCCTGGAGGATTTTGCCGGTACCGTAGTGCTGAATCGCATCAAAGGCATCAAAATTCAGGATGAATTTGAGTGCTGGAAGTTGCATGTCGGGGCAGGTGAGAACTGGCATCAGCTGGTTAAGAGTACGCTGGAAAAAGGGATTACCGGCCTGGAAAACCTGGCCTTGATCCCTGGGATGACCGGCTCGGCACCGATTCAGAACATTGGCGCCTATGGTGTGGAATTAAAAGATGTCTGCGAATATGTGGATGTACTTAACCTGCACAGTGGTGAGACAGAACGTCTCAATCGTGAAGCCTGTGAATTTGGCTATCGTGACAGCATTTTTAAACATCGCTACCAGTCAGGCTATGTCATCGTCGCGGTCGGGATAATATTGCCTAAGCAATGGCAGCCCGTATTAACCTATGGCGACCTGAAAACGCTTAACCCGGTGACAGCCAATGCCTGGGATGTCTATCACGCGGTATGCCAGATGCGGCAGAGCAAATTACCGGATCCGAAAGTCACCGGTAATGTCGGCAGCTTCTTTAAAAACCCGGTCGTCACCGAGGCGCAGCGTAGCTCTCTGCTGACCCATTTCCCTGCGATGCCACACTATCTGATGCCAGATGGTGAAACCAAGCTGGCCGCAGGGTGGCTTATCGATCAGTGTCAGCTGAAGGGGTATCGCATCGGCGGTGCCGCCGTTCACCAGCAACAGGCTCTGGTACTGATTAACGCTGACCATGCCACACCTGAGGATATCGTTGCGCTGGCAAAAACTGTGCGCGCCCGGGTAGGTGAAAAATTTGATGTCTGGCTTGAGCCCGAAGTCCGCTTTATTCAGGCGCAAGGTGAATGCAATGCTGTCGGGGTGATCGTATGA
- the hemG gene encoding menaquinone-dependent protoporphyrinogen IX dehydrogenase yields MKALILYSTRDGQTKKIASSIAEVIRQQQPCDVLDIQDATLPDWAQYDRVLIGASIRYGHFQPVVDKFVKLHLQALQQRTSGFFSVNLTARKPEKRLPETNAYTQKFLANSPWQPDCCAVFAGALYYPRYRWFDRVMIQLIMRMTGGETDSTKEVEYTDWQQVRTFANDFAQLPGKSLRNSAI; encoded by the coding sequence ATGAAAGCGCTGATTCTCTATTCCACTCGCGACGGACAAACAAAGAAGATTGCCTCTTCTATTGCTGAGGTGATCCGTCAGCAGCAGCCATGTGATGTACTGGACATCCAGGATGCCACTCTGCCTGACTGGGCACAGTATGATCGCGTGCTGATTGGTGCCTCGATCCGCTACGGCCATTTCCAGCCAGTCGTCGATAAGTTCGTAAAGCTTCACCTTCAGGCGTTGCAGCAGCGTACCAGCGGTTTCTTTTCGGTGAACCTGACGGCGCGTAAACCTGAAAAGCGTTTGCCTGAAACCAACGCCTATACGCAGAAGTTCCTGGCTAACTCTCCGTGGCAGCCCGATTGCTGTGCCGTGTTCGCAGGCGCACTTTATTATCCCCGCTATCGCTGGTTCGATCGCGTCATGATTCAGCTGATTATGCGTATGACCGGTGGTGAGACAGATTCAACGAAAGAAGTGGAATACACGGACTGGCAGCAGGTACGCACTTTTGCCAATGATTTTGCACAGTTACCAGGCAAATCGTTGCGAAATAGCGCGATTTGA